The Microcoleus sp. bin38.metabat.b11b12b14.051 genome segment CAACCCGCCAAGAACAAGGCTGCATCAAATACGAACTGCTGCAAAATCAAGCCTATCCTACAGATTTTACATTCGTGGAAGAGTGGGAAAGTGCAGCTTTGCTAGAACTACATCTCGCTTCAACTCACATTCAAGGTGCAGTGCATAAATTAGACGGTTTAGCAGTTGCACCTCCAGATATTCGGCGCTATGAATTGCTAGCTTAATTTTATTGTTGAGTCAATTTAATTAATCTATATGACGTAGATTCGATGCCCCATAACTGTCAAGAAAAGGGGACAACAGTTAGAGTTAAAATTGTAGCTATTTGCGAGATATTTATGATATTAGCAACAATCAAACAGTTATTCACTTATCCAATTAAAGGGCTGACACCGCAAGCAATGTCGGAGTTTACTTTAACAGCAGGACATGGCGTTAAGGGCGATCGCGCTTTTGCACTGATGTTTGCGGATAATCTTGAAGCGGCCAAAATACCCGCCGAAAACGCGCCTTGGATGAGCAAAAAATATTTGGCGGTTCAAAACGATTGGCCTTTGTTAGCAGCTTTGGAGTGCCATTATCAACCGGAAACGACCGTTTTAACAGTCAAACGTCAAGGAGTTGCAGTATTATCAGCAGCAACAAACACAGCAGCGGGGCGCGATCGCATTAGCAGCTTTTTTACCGAATATCTGGCGGAAATTGAACCGACAAAAGAAGCCAGACACCCGCAGCTTGCACCTTTGCGCTTAGTGGGCGACAGCAGCGGCGAAACTCGTTATCCCGATCGAGAACCGGTACATATTTCTCTCCTCAGTCAAGCTACACTAGACCAATTAACCGAAGTCGCCCTCTCAAATATCGACGTGGGCCGATTTCGCCCAAACGTTGTGTTAGAAGGCATTTCAGCTTGGTCGGAATTTGAGTTAATCGGAAAACAGTTTCAATTA includes the following:
- a CDS encoding putative quinol monooxygenase, which encodes MSTPTLRVVARLVAFPDKVAELKSLLLSIIEPTRQEQGCIKYELLQNQAYPTDFTFVEEWESAALLELHLASTHIQGAVHKLDGLAVAPPDIRRYELLA
- a CDS encoding MOSC domain-containing protein, which produces MILATIKQLFTYPIKGLTPQAMSEFTLTAGHGVKGDRAFALMFADNLEAAKIPAENAPWMSKKYLAVQNDWPLLAALECHYQPETTVLTVKRQGVAVLSAATNTAAGRDRISSFFTEYLAEIEPTKEARHPQLAPLRLVGDSSGETRYPDREPVHISLLSQATLDQLTEVALSNIDVGRFRPNVVLEGISAWSEFELIGKQFQLGTARIEVTARIGRCVNVEVNPQTGDRDIPLLSLLQQEFGHAQTGVLAKILNSGTVKIGDSLNS